One genomic window of Aptenodytes patagonicus chromosome 3, bAptPat1.pri.cur, whole genome shotgun sequence includes the following:
- the CAPN11 gene encoding calpain-11, with the protein MMPFGGMAARLQRDRLRAEGVGQHNNAIKYLSQDYEALKQECIESGTLFRDPQFPAGPSALGFKELGPHSSKTRGVEWKRPSELVDDPQFIVGGATRTDICQGALGDCWLLAAIGSLTLNEELLHRVVPHGQSFQEDYAGIFHFQIWQFGEWVDVVVDDQLPTKDGELLFVHSAECTEFWSALLEKAYAKLNGCYEALSGGSTTEGFEDFTGGVAEMYDLKRPPRNMGHIIRKALERGSLLGCSIDITSAFDMEAVTFKKLVKGHAYSVTAFRDVNYRGQQEQLIRVRNPWGQVEWTGAWSDGSSEWDNIDPGDREELQLKMEDGEFWMSFRDFMREFSRLEICNLTPDALTKDELSRWHTQVFEGTWRRGSSAGGCRNHPATFWINPQFKIKLLEEDDDPGDDEMACSFLVALMQKHRRRERRVGGDMHTIGFAVYEVPEEAQGSQNVHLKKDFFLRNQSRARSETFINLREVSNQIRLPPGEYIVVPSTFEPHKEADFVLRVFTEKQSDTAELDEEISADLADEEEITEDDIEDGFKNMFQQLAGEDMEISVFELRTILNRVIARHKDLKTDGFSLDSCRNMVNLMDKDGSARLGLVEFQILWNKIRSWLTIFRQHDLDKSGTMSSYEMRMALESAGFKLNNKLHQVVVARYADADMGVDFDNFVCCLVKLEAMFRFFHSMDPEGTGTAVMNLSEWLLLTMCG; encoded by the exons ATGATGCCCTTTGGCGGGATGGCTGCCCGTCTGCAGAGGGACCGCCTGAGAGCCGAGGGGGTTGGCCAACACAACAACGCCATCAAGTACCTCAGCCAGGACTATGAGGCCCTCAAACAGGAGTGCATTGAGAGCGGCACCCTCTTTAGGGACCCCCAGTTCCCAGCTGGCCCCTCTGCCCTCGGATTCAAGGAGCTGGGGCCACACTCCAGCAAGACACGGGGAGTGGAGTGGAAGCGTCCATCG GAATTAGTGGATGACCCTCAGTTCATCGTTGGCGGTGCAACCCGGACAGACATCTGCCAGGGGGCTctgg gcgactgctggctgctggctgctATCGGCTCCCTCACGCTCAACGAGGAGCTCCTGCACCGTGTGGTGCCTCACgggcagagcttccaggaggactaTGCTGGCATCTTCCACTTCCAG ATCTGGCAGTTCGGTGAGTGGGTGGACGTGGTGGTGGATGACCAGCTGCCCACCAAGGACGGGGAACTCCTGTTCGTGCACTCGGCAGAGTGCACCGAGTTCTGGAGTGCTCTGCTGGAGAAGGCCTATGCCAA GCTGAATGGCTGCTACGAGGCGCTTTCAGGGGGCAGCACCACCGAGGGCTTCGAGGACTTCACCGGTGGCGTGGCAGAGATGTACGACCTCAAACGGCCGCCGCGCAACATGGGCCACATCATCCGCAAGGCACTGGAGAGGGGATCCCTGCTGGGCTGCTCCATTGAC ATCACAAGTGCCTTTGATATGGAAGCGGTGACCTTCAAGAAGCTGGTGAAGGGCCATGCCTATTCTGTCACAGCCTTCAGAGAC GTGAACTACCGGGGTCAGCAGGAACAGCTCATCCGCGTCAGGAACCCCTGGGGTCAGGTGGAGTGGACCGGAGCCTGGAGCGATGG CTCCTCCGAGTGGGACAACATTGACCCCGGCGACAGGGAAGAGCTGCAGCTGAAGATGGAGGATGGAGAGTTCTG GATGTCTTTCCGAGACTTCATGAGGGAGTTCTCCAGGCTGGAGATCTGCAACCTCACCCCCGATGCCCTTACCAAGGACGAGCTCAGCAGGTGGCACACGCAGGTGTTCGAGGGCACGTGGCGCCGGGGGAGCAGTGCCGGGGGCTGCAGGAATCACCCAG ccacATTCTGGATCAACCCCCAGTTTAAGATCAAGCTGCTGGAAGAGGATGATGACCCCGGGGATGATGAGATGGCCTGCAGCTTCCTGGTGGCTCTGATGCAGAAGCACCGTCGGCGGGAGCGGCGGGTGGGGGGCGACATGCACACCATTGGCTTCGCTGTCTACGAG gTTCCTGAGGAG GCCCAGGGCAGCCAGAACGTGCACTTGAAGAAGGACTTCTTCTTGCGAAACCAGTCGCGGGCACGGTCTGAGACCTTCATCAACCTGCGGGAGGTGAGCAACCAGATCCGGCTGCCCCCCGGTGAGTACATCGTTGTGCCCTCCACCTTCGAGCCGCACAAGGAGGCCGACTTCGTCCTGCGGGTCTTCACCGAGAAGCAGTCGGACACGGC GGAGCTGGACGAGGAGATCTCGGCAGATCTAGCAGATGAG GAGGAAATAACTGAGGATGACATAGAGGATGGCTTCAAGAACATGTTCCAGCAGCTGGCAGGGGAG gatATGGAAATCAGCGTCTTCGAGCTCCGGACTATTCTGAACAGAGTCATTGCTAGAC acaAAGATCTGAAGACGGATGGGTTCAGCCTGGACTCCTGCCGCAACATGGTCAACCTGATGGAT AAAGATGGCAGTGCCCGCCTTGGGCTGGTGGAGTTCCAGATCCTGTGGAACAAGATCCGGAGCTGGCTG ACGATCTTCCGCCAGCATGACCTGGATAAGTCGGGCACCATGAGCTCCTACGAGATGCGCATGGCTCTAGAGTCAGCCG GTTTCAAGCTGAACAACAAGCTGCATCAGGTGGTGGTGGCCCGCTATGCAGATGCTGACATGGGTGTGGACTTTGACAACTTTGTCTGCTGCCTCGTTAAGCTGGAGGCCATGTTCA GATTCTTCCACAGCATGGACCCTGAAGGCACCGGCACTGCTGTCATGAACCTCTCTGAG tgGCTGCTGCTGACGATGTGCGGCTAG